The Misgurnus anguillicaudatus chromosome 21, ASM2758022v2, whole genome shotgun sequence genome includes a window with the following:
- the selenos gene encoding selenoprotein S encodes MEADDAANVRNEGVLPQNQDLNVVVTPVTQILSDYGWYLLFLCVGVYLLIQHLNKKRYIQNQSQSVTVVNQDPVSVVRRQEALEASRQRMQEELNAKAEEFKERQKMIEEEKRKQKMLYKGKAKVAQNTEEATSSTVLKPKTDKKLRSGGYNPLAGDGGGTCSWRPGRRGPSAGG; translated from the exons ATGGAAGCAGATGATGCTGCCAATGTGAGAAATGAAGGTGTACTTCCTCAAAACCAAGATCTGAATGTTGTGGTGACGCCAG TTACTCAGATTCTGTCTGACTATGGCTGGTATCTTTTGTTTCTCTGTGTGGGAGTCTATCTCCTTATCCAACATCTCAATAAGAAGCGATACATTCAGAATCAGAGCCAATCTGTCACAGTGGTGAACCAAG ACCCTGTATCTGTGGTGAGACGTCAGGAAGCCCTTGAGGCATCAAGGCAGAGAATGCAGGAAGAACTCAATGCCAAAGCTGAAGAATTTAAAGAGAGGCAAAAAATGATTGAG GAGGAGAAAAGAAAACAGAAAATGCTTTACAAAGGAAAAGCAAAAGTTGCACAA AACACTGAAGAAGCCACTTCCTCCACCGTTTTGAAACCAAAGACAGATAAAAAGCTCCGTAGCGGTG gATACAATCCTCTTGCAGGAGATGGAGGAGGAACTTGCTCCTGGAGACCAGGCAGGAGAGGGCCTTCCGCTGGTGGATGA